GATTTGGAGCAGTACTTAAAAGTAGAGTATTAGCAGTTGCTGGTAATACTGCTAAAGAACCATATTCCCAACCTGAGATTATCCAGACAGTTATAACAACAATTAGGGTTATTGATGCTCTTAGAATCATAAGTGAAATAAGTACATTATCACTATAAGTGGAAAACTTTAAATTTTCAGCAAATTTTTCTAGTCTTTTTATTTTGTCACTATTTGTTGTAAACCCATAATAAGTATTACAATAATCATAAATCTCAGATTCTAATCTAAGAAAAAGAGAAGTAATAGTGTTAAAATCATGAATCAAATCAAAATCATCTAAATCAAGACTTTTCTTTTCCTCTTCAATTTTTATTTTTGTAATACCTTTTACTTTTTTTAGTTCATTTATTAAATTGGGCAAATTATTGCTATTTGAATAGTTTGATAGACATTTTTCAAAATCTATATAAATTTTTTTAAGTGAGTTAATAAATTCACTATTATCTTTATTATTATTTAGTGTATTTCTAAGTGAAAAAAATGTGGTATTTATGTGCATAAATTGAGAATTTAATCTCTTATAATATAACTTATCAGTTTTTTTCATATTTGTTTCAAAAGAGCTATTTACTCTTAATGCATCAGAACCTAAAATATCCCGTGCATAGTTCATATTTTCATTTTCAAAATCAAATAGATTTTCACTCTTGCTAAGTGAAGTAATCAAAAGGCTAAATTTATTTTGCTCACCTTTTAAAAGTGTATTTGATAGTTTTTGAGGAAAGAGTATCTCACTTACAAAACTTGCACATAAAAGACCAATTACTACTTCTGATAATCTATCTATTCCAAATGTAAATACATTTAGAGGATTTCCAATCGTAGGCATTGCAACTAAGGCAATAGTATATCCTGTTAGTACAAACCCATAAGACATAAAGTTTCTTGACATAAAACTAATCACTGAACAAAGTCCAACCCATAGGGCAAAAAATAGAGTAAATGATACTCTATCTTGCGCATATGCACCAACTAGTATGATTGCCATTATTGTACCAATTACAGTTCCTACAAATCTATAATAACTTTTTGAAAATACAAGTCCACTAAAAGGTTGCATTACAATAAATACAGTAAATACTGAAGTTTGAGGCATAGCTAAATTAAAATACATACAAATACATAAAGCTAAAAGTGTGGCTGTAGTTGATTTTATTACATATTTAAAGATGGGTAAGTCTTTACTTATCCATTCATCTATGGCTAAAGATATATTTTGTTTACTTGCTACTAAGTACATCTTTTACCTTATTTTTATATCCACCACCTAAAGCTTCAATTAAATCAATATGAAGTTGAAACTTTTTCTCTTGTAGTGCGATTTCTTTTATTTTTTCTTCTTCTAATTCTGTGTTTTTATTTATAAAATCGATTTTATTTTTTATACCTAATTCATAAACTCTTTTTTCAATATTTTTGTTTTTGTTTTTATTAAAAATAACTATTTTTTCAGATTTTTCTTGGGACTTATTTAATTGTATTTTCTTTAATGTTGTAACTATATTATTTACAGCTTTTATTATTGTCTCATTGTATGCGTATACTTGGGCATTATAATCATTTACTTTTGTATTTAAGTTTGATTCTCTTCTTTTTGCATCGAAAATTGGTAGTGAGAAGGCAAGACCAGCTTCTGGATCAAAAGAAGATTCTTTAAGCAATTGAGAAAATGGAAATGATGTAAAATGTAATAAACCAGTTAAACTAATATTTGGATAAAACTTTGATTTAGCATTTTCTATATATTGTTTTTTGCTTGCCAAAAGATATTTTTGAACAGCCACTTGTGGTAAGTGAGAAACTACATTTAAACGTATATCTTGAGGTACTGAGATTCTGTACTTATTTGAAATAGAAGGTTTTTTTAACTCATTTATTTGTGAAGGCAAAAGTCCTGCAATAACTGCAATAGAGTTTTTTATATTTTCAATCTCTTCTTTTACATTTAAAATATCTTGGTTGATTTTTTCGATTAAGTAGTTACTTTCATTTACTTTTTCTTCATTTGATAATCCTATATTATACAAATCATTTAAAATGTGATGCTTTTCATAAACCAATTTTTTTAAAGTAGAGAGTTTTTTCAATTTTTCAATTTTAAAATTCCAAGAGATATAAAGCTTACTAATAGAAGTAGAAATCGCCAATTGTTTTACTTTTATCAACGCATCTTGAGCTAAGGCTTCATTTTTTGAAGCTTTGATTAATGAAGCTCTTTGATTCCAAAAGTCAAAATCGTATTGTAATTTTAAACCTGTTTGGTAAAGATTGTAATAATTTCCACCTAATGGTTCTGGGAAAATATAATTTTCACTAAATCTTTGTCTAGTAGCTTGGGATTCAAAATTTACATTTGGTAAATTTGAAGATTTTTTAGCTTTAATTATATTATTAGCTTTTTGATATTTTGCTTCTAATTGTTTTAAACTAGGAGCATTTTTTATGGCATTTTCTATTAATATATTTAGTTGTTTATCATCAAAATCTCTCCACCAAAAATTTTTTAGTTCTATATCATTACTTGAAAATTTATTTAAATCTTTAATTAGTTCATTATCTATTTTTGTATCTTTTATAGTCTTTGATGTGCTTACTTTAGGAACACATCCTGAAAATAGAATAGTTAATGAAATTAGAAATAGTATTATTCTCATATTTTTATGACTTTAAATTTGAATGTATATTTTTTAATATTTGAATTAATTGCTCTTCTGTCTCTTTATCTACACCTTTTAGAGCTTCTTCTTCAACTTTTCTGCTTGCATCTTTTAGGATTTGTTCTAATTTCTTACCTTCATTAGTTATGCAAATCAAATATGCTCTTCTATCATTTTTTTTAGCTCTTCTCTCTACCATTCCTTTTTTTTCAAGTCTATCTATTAGAAGAGTTAAACTTGATTGTTTAAAGTAAGTATCTTTTGCTAATTCCCTTTGAGTTAAATTATCTTTCTCACAAAGTCTTCTTATAATAATACTCTCAGCAGGAGAAATGCAATATTCTTGTAAGTCTTTTTCTAAACGGTTTTTTAGTAAATTTCGTATATTGGCTACTAATACACCAAATGCATTATCTATCTCAAACGACATATTTATTCCTTAAAAATTGGGTGATTTTATATGTTATGTAGTTAATAGTTAATATGCTAACTATTAATTTATTAATGGAATTCTATTCTAATTAACTTAAAAAGGTATAAAAATTTTTACCTAGTTTATTGAAATCCCGATCTATAGGGGTAGATTTAATTTTAAATTGTTATAATTTTTGAATTTTAATATTTGGAGTAAACATGAAATTATCAAAAATCTTGTCAATAGCTACAATACTTGCTATTGCACTAAATGCAAATGCAAGTGAGAGAATAACTTTGAAAGCTGCAAAATCTACATCATCTTATTATCAAATGGCAGTACAAATTGGTGAAGATGTTAGTAAAGCTTCAAATAAAGATTTGAGTGTAACAATTGAAGAGAGTCAAGGGTCTGTTCAAAATGTAAAAGAAGTACGAAAAAGAAAAGGTAATTATGTTTTTACAACACCTCCTGCTCTAATTCGATTGGCTAAAAACAAAAAAGCTATGTTTAAAAATGATAATCCAAAAGATTATTCAAAAATAAGATCACTTTTTCCTATTCCATATTTGACTATGCATATGGTTGTAAGAGCTGATTCTGGTATCAAGACTTATGCTGATTTAAAAGGAAAATCTTTACTTATTGGAAAAGGAAGTTTTGGAGCTAAAGAGGCTAAAAAATATATTGATTTATTTGGTTTAAAAAATGATGTTAAACTAATAAATGCTGAATTATCTGGTGCTGTAACTGCACTAAAAAATGGTCAAATTGATGGTTTTGCAACTTCTGGGTCTTATCCTGCACCAAATGTAATAGAAGCAAGTGCTAGTGATAAAATAAGACTTTTAAGTATGAGTGATGAACAAATTGCAAAAACAAAAAGAGACAAAATAATAATCCCTGCGGGTACATATACAGGTGTAGATTATGATGTTGCTACTACTACACTTCCTGTTGGAGTTTATACAACTACAGATATGAGTGAAGAGACTGCATATAAACTTACAAAAGCATTTTGGGAATCAAAACCACAGTTAGAAAAACAAAATATTTGGTGGAAAGCAATCACCTTTAAAAACTTAAATATGTTTAAAACAAAACTACATAAAGGTGCATTAAAATATTACATGGAAGTTAATGCTCATGTCCCTCAAAGCCTTAAATAATGATTCAAAACAATAGTCGGTTACTGTCAATAAAATTTTTGGCAGTGACTTTTTTAGCTTTTATTACAGTTGGTTTTCATATTTATTTAATCTTTACAGGACTTATGCCAAATTTAGTTAGTCGTCCTTTACACTTAGCTTTAGTTTTACCTTGGATTTTTCTTTTATCTCAAGATGAAGAAAGTTCAAGATTATCTAAATATGGTGGATATATTTTGTTAGTGTGTGGTCTGTTTTCTTCTTTGTATATAGTTTTTAATTATAGTGTATTAGAAGACCAATATGGTTCTCTTGAAGGTTATTTGCAATATTTTGTTGCTCTATCTTTGATTTTAAGTGTTTTAGAAATGGCAAGAAGAGCTATAAAGTTAGCACTTCCCTTGACTGCAACTATTGCCTTAGCTTATGGACTTTGGGGTCATTATATTCCTGGGAATTTCGGACATCAAGAGATACCAATGGATAGTTTTTTTGGTACTTTAGTTATAGCAGAAGGTGGTATCTTTGGAGCTTTAACAGGTGTTTCTGTTAATGTTGTTGCAGTATTTGTAATACTAGGAGCATTTGTTGGAATAGGTGAGGGTGGTAATGCTTTCATGTCTTTATCTACAAAAATAGCTGGAAGATTAAGAGGCGGAGCTGCAAAAGTATCTGTTTTGGCTTCTGCTTTTTTTGGTTCAATTTCTGGTTCAGCTTCTGCAAATGTTGCCTCAACGGGAGCTTTTACAATTCCTACAATGAAGAGATTAAAATATCCTGCAAGTTTAGCAGGTGCTACTGAAGCAGTTGCAAGTACTGGTGGACAAATTATGCCACCACTTATGGGAGCAGGGGCTTTTATTATGGCAGAACTTTTAGGAGTACCATATGCTAAGATTATGGCAACTGCTATTTTCCCTGCTATATTATTTTTTGTAACTGTTTGGATAGGTATAGATGTATTTGCTAAAAAATATAATCTTCTTGCTATGGATAAAGAAGATATTCCAAAATTAAATTTGGTTTTAAAGTTAGCACCATTTTTTCTTATACCTTTTGGAATCTTACTTTATGCCTTGATAATAGTAGGGAAAACACCTCAATACTCAGCAGCTCTTGCAATATTTGCTTCTATTATACTTTTACTTGTAAATAGGGATTGGAAAATATCATTTAAAGAGTTTATAGAAAAATTTGTAGATGGTTGTATTACTGCTTCTAGACAAATTGCATCTATTGCTTCTGTTATTATTTGTGCAGGTATTGTAATTGGAGTTTTGAATATTACAGGTATTGGAGTTAAAATAACTTCTGCTATTTTATACTTGTCAAATGGACAACTTTTTGTAGCCTTACTTTTAACAGCTGTTGCTTGTTTGATTTTAGGTATGGAAGTTCCTACTACGGCTGCTTATATCATTTGTGTATCAATTGCTGGTCCTACTTTACAAGAGTATGGACTTTCAGCTATTCAAGCACACCTTTTTGTATTTTGGTTTGCTTTACTCTCAACTATCACTCCGCCTGTTTGTGGTACAGTTTTTATAGCTTCTGGAATAGCCCAAGCAAATTGGATAGAGGTAGCTGGTAAATCTATGAAGTTAGGTATTGGATTATATATTGTACCTTTGGCATTTGTTGTAAATCCATTTTTAATAGAACCAGATACTAACTTTTTATATGCATTTTTATCTTTCATAAAAATTGCAGTTGGGTTAGGTCTTTTATCAAATGCTTTAGTTAATGATAAACAAAAAGCAGTTTTAAGAGTAGGTCTTGTACTTTTAGGATTAATAACTATCTTTTTTCCCTTTCAATAAGCTATAATTGTAGCTTATTGAAAAACTTAAATAAAGTACGTAAAAGTACTTGCATTAAATAAGTTTTTTTCTTATAATAAAGTAATTTAATAAGAAGTAGCCAATATGAACTTTTTCAAAAAAATTTTAAACTCATTGAACCAAATGTCAAGTCCCGTGTTTAGCTTCGATGCCAATAAATC
This portion of the Arcobacter nitrofigilis DSM 7299 genome encodes:
- a CDS encoding FUSC family protein, with product MYLVASKQNISLAIDEWISKDLPIFKYVIKSTTATLLALCICMYFNLAMPQTSVFTVFIVMQPFSGLVFSKSYYRFVGTVIGTIMAIILVGAYAQDRVSFTLFFALWVGLCSVISFMSRNFMSYGFVLTGYTIALVAMPTIGNPLNVFTFGIDRLSEVVIGLLCASFVSEILFPQKLSNTLLKGEQNKFSLLITSLSKSENLFDFENENMNYARDILGSDALRVNSSFETNMKKTDKLYYKRLNSQFMHINTTFFSLRNTLNNNKDNSEFINSLKKIYIDFEKCLSNYSNSNNLPNLINELKKVKGITKIKIEEEKKSLDLDDFDLIHDFNTITSLFLRLESEIYDYCNTYYGFTTNSDKIKRLEKFAENLKFSTYSDNVLISLMILRASITLIVVITVWIISGWEYGSLAVLPATANTLLLSTAPNPVGATKNFLKGAAVGFIITPIYNFYIIPMYVSDLFTLCLFLTPVLAGISLFMILPGKNLIGFGFLLIFITTCAIHTQYNMSFDTFMDMNIATVIGLLFSGLSFVLINFTSNIWIESRVKKALSKQIEITTKDKLALQRVRLESASFDLIQRYSAIGRLDNKSNNKIFRWVLLILEIGKAIINIRKTATLFTKPKPQEINKILILIRKYFDLKDKNNKENQMEKIRELINEFEQVHLRSANDQKLLKDIYLDFSIIYSLMKKKEFLPIKGETI
- a CDS encoding TolC family protein, coding for MRIILFLISLTILFSGCVPKVSTSKTIKDTKIDNELIKDLNKFSSNDIELKNFWWRDFDDKQLNILIENAIKNAPSLKQLEAKYQKANNIIKAKKSSNLPNVNFESQATRQRFSENYIFPEPLGGNYYNLYQTGLKLQYDFDFWNQRASLIKASKNEALAQDALIKVKQLAISTSISKLYISWNFKIEKLKKLSTLKKLVYEKHHILNDLYNIGLSNEEKVNESNYLIEKINQDILNVKEEIENIKNSIAVIAGLLPSQINELKKPSISNKYRISVPQDIRLNVVSHLPQVAVQKYLLASKKQYIENAKSKFYPNISLTGLLHFTSFPFSQLLKESSFDPEAGLAFSLPIFDAKRRESNLNTKVNDYNAQVYAYNETIIKAVNNIVTTLKKIQLNKSQEKSEKIVIFNKNKNKNIEKRVYELGIKNKIDFINKNTELEEEKIKEIALQEKKFQLHIDLIEALGGGYKNKVKDVLSSK
- a CDS encoding MarR family winged helix-turn-helix transcriptional regulator, translating into MSFEIDNAFGVLVANIRNLLKNRLEKDLQEYCISPAESIIIRRLCEKDNLTQRELAKDTYFKQSSLTLLIDRLEKKGMVERRAKKNDRRAYLICITNEGKKLEQILKDASRKVEEEALKGVDKETEEQLIQILKNIHSNLKS
- a CDS encoding TAXI family TRAP transporter solute-binding subunit — protein: MKLSKILSIATILAIALNANASERITLKAAKSTSSYYQMAVQIGEDVSKASNKDLSVTIEESQGSVQNVKEVRKRKGNYVFTTPPALIRLAKNKKAMFKNDNPKDYSKIRSLFPIPYLTMHMVVRADSGIKTYADLKGKSLLIGKGSFGAKEAKKYIDLFGLKNDVKLINAELSGAVTALKNGQIDGFATSGSYPAPNVIEASASDKIRLLSMSDEQIAKTKRDKIIIPAGTYTGVDYDVATTTLPVGVYTTTDMSEETAYKLTKAFWESKPQLEKQNIWWKAITFKNLNMFKTKLHKGALKYYMEVNAHVPQSLK
- a CDS encoding TRAP transporter permease yields the protein MTFLAFITVGFHIYLIFTGLMPNLVSRPLHLALVLPWIFLLSQDEESSRLSKYGGYILLVCGLFSSLYIVFNYSVLEDQYGSLEGYLQYFVALSLILSVLEMARRAIKLALPLTATIALAYGLWGHYIPGNFGHQEIPMDSFFGTLVIAEGGIFGALTGVSVNVVAVFVILGAFVGIGEGGNAFMSLSTKIAGRLRGGAAKVSVLASAFFGSISGSASANVASTGAFTIPTMKRLKYPASLAGATEAVASTGGQIMPPLMGAGAFIMAELLGVPYAKIMATAIFPAILFFVTVWIGIDVFAKKYNLLAMDKEDIPKLNLVLKLAPFFLIPFGILLYALIIVGKTPQYSAALAIFASIILLLVNRDWKISFKEFIEKFVDGCITASRQIASIASVIICAGIVIGVLNITGIGVKITSAILYLSNGQLFVALLLTAVACLILGMEVPTTAAYIICVSIAGPTLQEYGLSAIQAHLFVFWFALLSTITPPVCGTVFIASGIAQANWIEVAGKSMKLGIGLYIVPLAFVVNPFLIEPDTNFLYAFLSFIKIAVGLGLLSNALVNDKQKAVLRVGLVLLGLITIFFPFQ